Proteins encoded by one window of Manihot esculenta cultivar AM560-2 chromosome 10, M.esculenta_v8, whole genome shotgun sequence:
- the LOC110624888 gene encoding uncharacterized protein LOC110624888 gives MCAAAATDDWWARGIAGQIGGGFSQESELDLALMVSDFLENGSSGPDSWCSSDSESGLSDLHHLADKISFYRHSVAQYESDLLSLVQSLMVSIKETDLHLVKSGPCNASCIRFSLVKLLRLAGYDAAVCASRWQGGGKVPGGDHEYIDVVNHTNGGSSERLIIDIDFQSHFEIARAVDTYDRILKSLPVIYVGSVTRLKQYLQAMVEAAKSSLKQNSMPLPPWRSLAYLQAKWHSPYQRHLSPEEHNFSSISSSDHKQCRGHLKRLQAWVQSDMEEERLLKPMNTDNNWRVKRERRRNSGLRGL, from the exons ATGTGTGCGGCAGCGGCGACGGATGACTGGTGGGCGAGGGGGATAGCGGGACAGATCGGAGGAGGGTTCAGCCAGGAGAGCGAGCTTGACTTGGCTCTCATGGTCAGCGACTTCCTTGAGAACGGCAGCAGCGGTCCCGATTCTTGGTGCAGCAGCGATAGCGAGTCTGGTCTCTCCGATCTCCACCATCTCGCCGACAAGATTTCG TTCTATAGACACTCAGTAGCGCAGTATGAAAGTGACTTGCTATCATTGGTTCAGTCCCTTATGGTGTCCATCAAGGAGACTGACCTTCACCTTGTTAAGTCAGGCCCGTGTAATGCCAGCTGCATTAGATTTTCCTTGGTAAAGCTTTTGAGACTTGCTGGTTATGATGCTGCTGTGTGTGCATCTAGGTGGCAGGGTGGTGGCAAGGTCCCTGGAG GGGATCATGAATACATTGATGTGGTTAACCATACTAATGGTGGAAGCTCTGAGCGTTTAATCATTGATATTGACTTCCAAAGCCATTTTGAGATAGCTAGAGCTGTAGACACTTATGACAGAATATTGAAGTCACTTCCTGTTATTTATGTGGGTTCAGTGACCAGGCTGAAACAGTATCTTCAAGCCATGGTTGAAGCTGCTAAATCTTCTCTGAAGCAGAATTCAATGCCTCTTCCTCCATGGAGATCACTAGCTTACTTGCAAGCAAAGTGGCACTCACCATACCAGAGACATTTGAGCCCGGAGGAACATAATTTTAGCAGCATCAGCTCTTCTGACCATAAGCAGTGCAGGGGACATTTAAAAAGGCTGCAAGCTTGGGTCCAATCTGATATGGAAGAAGAGCGACTGTTGAAGCCCATGAACACTGATAATAACTGGAGAGTGAAGCGTGAGAGGCGAAGGAATTCCGGATTGAGGGGTCTTTGA
- the LOC110624886 gene encoding glucan endo-1,3-beta-glucosidase: MITRAHHLFLLISTILRLSASTFAIGVNYGTLGNDLPPPSQVANFLKTQTIIDSIKIFDSNPDIIRAFANTGITVTISAGNGEIPALANLNNARKWVAVNVSPFHPRTKIKRICVGNEIMASANKAWISNLVPAMWSVHNALLLAGIKDIQVTTPHSLGILSISEPPSAAKFRRGYDRVIFVPMLRFLRQTRSPFMVNPYPYFGYSPQMANYALFKRNQGVRDRFTGITYRNMYDAMLDAVHSAMKKLGYGDVDIVVGETGWPSVCDPGQPACSFQNAAWFNGNLVRRERQRRGTPLMPNRRFETYIFALFNENLKPGPTAEKNFGLFRPDFRPVYDIGIMRNRQLPASGRRRSVRPRVGGSVAPKPTGKRWCVPKSGASAQALQANIDYACSQGVDCRPIQTGGLCFDPNNVWSHASFVMNSFYRTHGARDFACDFSKTGLLTPFDPSRGTCKYI, encoded by the exons ATGATCACCAGAGCCCATCATCTCTTCCTCCTTATCTCCACCATCCTCCGCCTCTCCGCCTCCACTTTTGCCATTGGTGTCAACTATGGAACTCTTGGAAACGATCTTCCACCACCATCTCAGGTTGCCAACTTTCTAAAAACACAAACCATAATCGATAGCATTAAGATCTTCGATTCAAATCCTGACATTATTCGTGCTTTTGCTAATACTGGCATTACTGTCACAATCTCAGCTGGTAATGGCGAGATTCCTGCTCTTGCCAATCTAAACAATGCTCGAAAATGGGTTGCTGTTAATGTTTCACCATTTCATCCTCGTACAAAGATTAAGAGAATTTGTGTTGGTAATGAAATAATGGCTTCTGCTAATAAAGCTTGGATTTCTAACCTTGTTCCTGCCATGTGGAGTGTTCATAATGCTCTTCTGCTCGCCGGAATCAAAGACATTCAG GTGACTACGCCTCACTCTCTCGGCATACTCTCTATATCGGAGCCACCGAGTGCAGCCAAATTCAGGCGAGGGTACGACCGAGTCATTTTTGTTCCCATGCTCCGATTTTTACGTCAAACCAGATCGCCGTTCATGGTTAACCCATATCCTTATTTTGGTTACTCTCCACAAATGGCTAACTACGCTCTCTTCAAGCGTAATCAAGGGGTTCGTGATCGATTTACTGGCATTACTTATCGTAACATGTATGATGCAATGTTGGATGCTGTTCATTCTGCTATGAAAAAACTAGGTTATGGCGACGTGGATATCGTCGTGGGGGAGACCGGTTGGCCCTCTGTCTGCGACCCGGGTCAACCGGCTTGTAGTTTCCAGAATGCAGCTTGGTTTAATGGGAATTTGGTTAGACGTGAACGGCAGAGAAGGGGTACACCGCTGATGCCCAACCGGCGGTTCGAAACGTATATTTTCGCCTTATTCAATGAGAATCTTAAACCCGGTCCGACCGCAGAGAAAAACTTTGGTTTATTTAGACCTGATTTCAGACCAGTTTATGATATTGGAATTATGCGCAATAGACAG cTGCCAGCCAGTGGTCGCCGCCGCAGTGTGAGACCTAGAGTTGGAGGTAGTGTAGCACCGAAACCGACAGGTAAGCGGTGGTGCGTACCAAAGTCAGGTGCTAGTGCTCAAGCATTGCAGGCGAACATAGACTACGCGTGCAGCCAGGGTGTGGACTGCAGGCCAATCCAGACAGGTGGTCTGTGTTTCGATCCCAACAATGTGTGGTCCCATGCATCTTTTGTAATGAACTCTTTTTATCGGACTCATGGTGCACGTGACTTCGCCTGTGACTTCTCAAAAACCGGTCTTCTTACTCCTTTTGACCCGA GTCGTGGGACATGTAAAtacatttaa
- the LOC110625122 gene encoding uncharacterized protein LOC110625122 has protein sequence MEEKEKKQKQKQNKKQKHQHPNDQTSKPASDFSFKPSSEVKGLRFGGQFMVKSFPIRRARPLELLKILSYPPTNRNNNNSSSSSKIPFPSTTAFLPTNFTILAHQAWHTLTLGLGTKKSKVLVFVFESESMKLAVDRIWPPEIPLGEANKKLIRGLTGSEMARFKFRKGCITFYVYAVRKLGNMGFSCSDDLRTILESVVSLKDFLDHTAMLAMPHQRSINYQAPVAMAH, from the coding sequence atggaagaaaaagagaagaagcagaagcaaaagcagaaTAAGAAGCAAAAGCACCAACATCCAAATGATCAAACCAGCAAACCAGCATCAGATTTTTCATTCAAGCCAAGCTCAGAAGTGAAGGGTCTTCGTTTTGGAGGTCAATTCATGGTAAAATCTTTCCCAATCCGGCGAGCAAGGCCACTTGAGCTTCTAAAAATCCTTTCTTATCCACCAACAAACAGAAACAACAacaacagcagcagcagcagcaaaaTCCCTTTCCCTTCAACAACAGCTTTTTTGCCTACAAATTTTACAATCTTAGCTCACCAAGCTTGGCATACTCTAACACTTGGCCTTGGAACCAAGAAATCCAAAGTTCTTGTTTTTGTTTTCGAATCTGAGTCTATGAAGTTGGCTGTAGACAGAATCTGGCCACCAGAGATTCCTCTAGGTGAAGCGAACAAGAAGCTTATCAGAGGCTTAACTGGGTCTGAAATGGCAAGATTTAAGTTCAGAAAAGGCTGCATCACCTTCTATGTTTATGCAGTGAGAAAATTAGGAAACATGGGATTTTCTTGTTCAGATGATTTAAGAACAATATTAGAATCTGTGGTTTCTTTAAAAGATTTCTTGGATCACACTGCTATGCTTGCAATGCCTCACCAGAGAAGCATCAATTATCAAGCTCCAGTTGCTATGGCtcattag
- the LOC110624435 gene encoding dolichyl-phosphate beta-glucosyltransferase isoform X7: MWVLSMIVELLAGLLLMVTSLLVFPIIFESYKRRFNDKHVDAPAIFEDPNSLKQVPCPHIHDPAEKYVSLIVPAFNEEHRLPATLDETMNYLQQRVAKDKSFTYEVVIVDDGSADATKSLAFGFVKKYTVDNVRVILLGRNHGKGEAIRKGMLNARGELLLMLDADGATKVNDLEKLENQIHAVAKKEFNWGATVTDSNFRISDFPIAAFGSCAYLEEKALATVQSCLCFTNFYVFRCLACQLYFVFLMVDTICFAFQRMWYCNLLMVGFHLVVLLAAGPGIRDTQVWF; encoded by the exons ATGTGGGTGCTGTCAATGATAGTAGAGCTTCTGGCAGGCCTACTTCTGATGGTAACTTCGCTATTAGTCTTTCCAATCATCTTTGAATCCTACAAGCGAAGATTCAATGACAa GCACGTCGATGCTCCTGCTATCTTCGAGGATCCGAATTCGTTAAAACAG GTTCCTTGCCCCCATATCCATGATCCAGCAGAGAAGTATGTATCGTTGATAGTTCCTGCATTTAATGAAGAACATAGGCTTCCTGCAACACTTGATGAAACCATGAA TTATCTTCAACAACGTGTAGCAAAGGATAAGTCATTTACTTATGAG GTGGTGATTGTTGATGATGGAAGTGCTGATGCCACAAAAAGTTTAGCTTTTGGCTTTGTGAAAAAATATACTGTAGACAATGTAAGAGTTATCCTTCTTGGAAGAAATCACGGTAAGGGAGAAGCTATTCGGAAA GGCATGCTTAATGCTCGTGGTGAACTACTTTTAATGCTGGATGCTGATGGGGCAACAAAGGTTAATGACCTTGAGAAACTTGAAAATCAG ATTCATGCTGTTGCCAAAAAGGAGTTTAATTGGGGAGCTACAGTTACAGATTCAAATTTTAGAATATCTGATTTCCCAATTGCTGCGTTTGGCTCTTGTGCTTATCTTGAGGAGAAGGCTCTGGCAACAGTTCAGTCTTGCTTATGCTTCactaatttttatgtttttcgtTGTTTAGCTTGTCAACTTTATTTTGTATTTCTCATGGTTGACACAATATGCTTTGCGTTCCAGAGAATGTGGTATTGCAATCTTCTAATGGTGGGCTTTCATCTTGTTGTTCTCTTAGCTGCTGGTCCTGGAATTCGTGATACTCAGG TGTGGTTTTAA
- the LOC110624435 gene encoding dolichyl-phosphate beta-glucosyltransferase ALG5A isoform X2: MWVLSMIVELLAGLLLMVTSLLVFPIIFESYKRRFNDKHVDAPAIFEDPNSLKQVPCPHIHDPAEKYVSLIVPAFNEEHRLPATLDETMNYLQQRVAKDKSFTYEVVIVDDGSADATKSLAFGFVKKYTVDNVRVILLGRNHGKGEAIRKGMLNARGELLLMLDADGATKVNDLEKLENQIHAVAKKEFNWGATVTDSNFRISDFPIAAFGSCAYLEEKALATVQSCLCFTNFYVFRCLACQLYFVFLMVDTICFAFQRMWYCNLLMVGFHLVVLLAAGPGIRDTQCGFKMFTRAAASKLFTNMRLKRVSYFSLSNDMRWGVHGPEQP, translated from the exons ATGTGGGTGCTGTCAATGATAGTAGAGCTTCTGGCAGGCCTACTTCTGATGGTAACTTCGCTATTAGTCTTTCCAATCATCTTTGAATCCTACAAGCGAAGATTCAATGACAa GCACGTCGATGCTCCTGCTATCTTCGAGGATCCGAATTCGTTAAAACAG GTTCCTTGCCCCCATATCCATGATCCAGCAGAGAAGTATGTATCGTTGATAGTTCCTGCATTTAATGAAGAACATAGGCTTCCTGCAACACTTGATGAAACCATGAA TTATCTTCAACAACGTGTAGCAAAGGATAAGTCATTTACTTATGAG GTGGTGATTGTTGATGATGGAAGTGCTGATGCCACAAAAAGTTTAGCTTTTGGCTTTGTGAAAAAATATACTGTAGACAATGTAAGAGTTATCCTTCTTGGAAGAAATCACGGTAAGGGAGAAGCTATTCGGAAA GGCATGCTTAATGCTCGTGGTGAACTACTTTTAATGCTGGATGCTGATGGGGCAACAAAGGTTAATGACCTTGAGAAACTTGAAAATCAG ATTCATGCTGTTGCCAAAAAGGAGTTTAATTGGGGAGCTACAGTTACAGATTCAAATTTTAGAATATCTGATTTCCCAATTGCTGCGTTTGGCTCTTGTGCTTATCTTGAGGAGAAGGCTCTGGCAACAGTTCAGTCTTGCTTATGCTTCactaatttttatgtttttcgtTGTTTAGCTTGTCAACTTTATTTTGTATTTCTCATGGTTGACACAATATGCTTTGCGTTCCAGAGAATGTGGTATTGCAATCTTCTAATGGTGGGCTTTCATCTTGTTGTTCTCTTAGCTGCTGGTCCTGGAATTCGTGATACTCAG TGTGGTTTTAAGATGTTTACCAGGGCTGCAGCAAGCAAACTTTTCACAAACATGAGGCTGAAAAG GGTTAGCTACTTTTCTTTGAGTAATGATATGAGATGGGGCGTGCATGGTCCAGAGCAGCCATAA
- the LOC110624435 gene encoding dolichyl-phosphate beta-glucosyltransferase ALG5A isoform X5, whose product MWVLSMIVELLAGLLLMVTSLLVFPIIFESYKRRFNDKHVDAPAIFEDPNSLKQVPCPHIHDPAEKYVSLIVPAFNEEHRLPATLDETMNADATKSLAFGFVKKYTVDNVRVILLGRNHGKGEAIRKGMLNARGELLLMLDADGATKVNDLEKLENQIHAVAKKEFNWGATVTDSNFRISDFPIAAFGSCAYLEEKALATVQSCLCFTNFYVFRCLACQLYFVFLMVDTICFAFQRMWYCNLLMVGFHLVVLLAAGPGIRDTQCGFKMFTRAAASKLFTNMRLKSMPLDTSKWQLLARQLLANVHYSLS is encoded by the exons ATGTGGGTGCTGTCAATGATAGTAGAGCTTCTGGCAGGCCTACTTCTGATGGTAACTTCGCTATTAGTCTTTCCAATCATCTTTGAATCCTACAAGCGAAGATTCAATGACAa GCACGTCGATGCTCCTGCTATCTTCGAGGATCCGAATTCGTTAAAACAG GTTCCTTGCCCCCATATCCATGATCCAGCAGAGAAGTATGTATCGTTGATAGTTCCTGCATTTAATGAAGAACATAGGCTTCCTGCAACACTTGATGAAACCATGAA TGCTGATGCCACAAAAAGTTTAGCTTTTGGCTTTGTGAAAAAATATACTGTAGACAATGTAAGAGTTATCCTTCTTGGAAGAAATCACGGTAAGGGAGAAGCTATTCGGAAA GGCATGCTTAATGCTCGTGGTGAACTACTTTTAATGCTGGATGCTGATGGGGCAACAAAGGTTAATGACCTTGAGAAACTTGAAAATCAG ATTCATGCTGTTGCCAAAAAGGAGTTTAATTGGGGAGCTACAGTTACAGATTCAAATTTTAGAATATCTGATTTCCCAATTGCTGCGTTTGGCTCTTGTGCTTATCTTGAGGAGAAGGCTCTGGCAACAGTTCAGTCTTGCTTATGCTTCactaatttttatgtttttcgtTGTTTAGCTTGTCAACTTTATTTTGTATTTCTCATGGTTGACACAATATGCTTTGCGTTCCAGAGAATGTGGTATTGCAATCTTCTAATGGTGGGCTTTCATCTTGTTGTTCTCTTAGCTGCTGGTCCTGGAATTCGTGATACTCAG TGTGGTTTTAAGATGTTTACCAGGGCTGCAGCAAGCAAACTTTTCACAAACATGAGGCTGAAAAG TATGCCCTTAGACACATCCAAATGGCAACTGTTGGCACGGCAGCTGCTGGCTAATGTACATTATTCTCTTAGTTGA
- the LOC110624435 gene encoding dolichyl-phosphate beta-glucosyltransferase ALG5A isoform X4 has protein sequence MWVLSMIVELLAGLLLMVTSLLVFPIIFESYKRRFNDKHVDAPAIFEDPNSLKQVPCPHIHDPAEKYVSLIVPAFNEEHRLPATLDETMNYLQQRVAKDKSFTYEVVIVDDGSADATKSLAFGFVKKYTVDNVRVILLGRNHGKGEAIRKGMLNARGELLLMLDADGATKVNDLEKLENQIHAVAKKEFNWGATVTDSNFRISDFPIAAFGSCAYLEEKALATVQSCLCFTNFYVFRCLACQLYFVFLMVDTICFAFQRMWYCNLLMVGFHLVVLLAAGPGIRDTQCGFKMFTRAAASKLFTNMRLKRVI, from the exons ATGTGGGTGCTGTCAATGATAGTAGAGCTTCTGGCAGGCCTACTTCTGATGGTAACTTCGCTATTAGTCTTTCCAATCATCTTTGAATCCTACAAGCGAAGATTCAATGACAa GCACGTCGATGCTCCTGCTATCTTCGAGGATCCGAATTCGTTAAAACAG GTTCCTTGCCCCCATATCCATGATCCAGCAGAGAAGTATGTATCGTTGATAGTTCCTGCATTTAATGAAGAACATAGGCTTCCTGCAACACTTGATGAAACCATGAA TTATCTTCAACAACGTGTAGCAAAGGATAAGTCATTTACTTATGAG GTGGTGATTGTTGATGATGGAAGTGCTGATGCCACAAAAAGTTTAGCTTTTGGCTTTGTGAAAAAATATACTGTAGACAATGTAAGAGTTATCCTTCTTGGAAGAAATCACGGTAAGGGAGAAGCTATTCGGAAA GGCATGCTTAATGCTCGTGGTGAACTACTTTTAATGCTGGATGCTGATGGGGCAACAAAGGTTAATGACCTTGAGAAACTTGAAAATCAG ATTCATGCTGTTGCCAAAAAGGAGTTTAATTGGGGAGCTACAGTTACAGATTCAAATTTTAGAATATCTGATTTCCCAATTGCTGCGTTTGGCTCTTGTGCTTATCTTGAGGAGAAGGCTCTGGCAACAGTTCAGTCTTGCTTATGCTTCactaatttttatgtttttcgtTGTTTAGCTTGTCAACTTTATTTTGTATTTCTCATGGTTGACACAATATGCTTTGCGTTCCAGAGAATGTGGTATTGCAATCTTCTAATGGTGGGCTTTCATCTTGTTGTTCTCTTAGCTGCTGGTCCTGGAATTCGTGATACTCAG TGTGGTTTTAAGATGTTTACCAGGGCTGCAGCAAGCAAACTTTTCACAAACATGAGGCTGAAAAG GGTCATTTAG
- the LOC110624435 gene encoding dolichyl-phosphate beta-glucosyltransferase ALG5A isoform X1: MWVLSMIVELLAGLLLMVTSLLVFPIIFESYKRRFNDKHVDAPAIFEDPNSLKQVPCPHIHDPAEKYVSLIVPAFNEEHRLPATLDETMNYLQQRVAKDKSFTYEVVIVDDGSADATKSLAFGFVKKYTVDNVRVILLGRNHGKGEAIRKGMLNARGELLLMLDADGATKVNDLEKLENQIHAVAKKEFNWGATVTDSNFRISDFPIAAFGSCAYLEEKALATVQSCLCFTNFYVFRCLACQLYFVFLMVDTICFAFQRMWYCNLLMVGFHLVVLLAAGPGIRDTQCGFKMFTRAAASKLFTNMRLKSMPLDTSKWQLLARQLLANVHYSLS; the protein is encoded by the exons ATGTGGGTGCTGTCAATGATAGTAGAGCTTCTGGCAGGCCTACTTCTGATGGTAACTTCGCTATTAGTCTTTCCAATCATCTTTGAATCCTACAAGCGAAGATTCAATGACAa GCACGTCGATGCTCCTGCTATCTTCGAGGATCCGAATTCGTTAAAACAG GTTCCTTGCCCCCATATCCATGATCCAGCAGAGAAGTATGTATCGTTGATAGTTCCTGCATTTAATGAAGAACATAGGCTTCCTGCAACACTTGATGAAACCATGAA TTATCTTCAACAACGTGTAGCAAAGGATAAGTCATTTACTTATGAG GTGGTGATTGTTGATGATGGAAGTGCTGATGCCACAAAAAGTTTAGCTTTTGGCTTTGTGAAAAAATATACTGTAGACAATGTAAGAGTTATCCTTCTTGGAAGAAATCACGGTAAGGGAGAAGCTATTCGGAAA GGCATGCTTAATGCTCGTGGTGAACTACTTTTAATGCTGGATGCTGATGGGGCAACAAAGGTTAATGACCTTGAGAAACTTGAAAATCAG ATTCATGCTGTTGCCAAAAAGGAGTTTAATTGGGGAGCTACAGTTACAGATTCAAATTTTAGAATATCTGATTTCCCAATTGCTGCGTTTGGCTCTTGTGCTTATCTTGAGGAGAAGGCTCTGGCAACAGTTCAGTCTTGCTTATGCTTCactaatttttatgtttttcgtTGTTTAGCTTGTCAACTTTATTTTGTATTTCTCATGGTTGACACAATATGCTTTGCGTTCCAGAGAATGTGGTATTGCAATCTTCTAATGGTGGGCTTTCATCTTGTTGTTCTCTTAGCTGCTGGTCCTGGAATTCGTGATACTCAG TGTGGTTTTAAGATGTTTACCAGGGCTGCAGCAAGCAAACTTTTCACAAACATGAGGCTGAAAAG TATGCCCTTAGACACATCCAAATGGCAACTGTTGGCACGGCAGCTGCTGGCTAATGTACATTATTCTCTTAGTTGA
- the LOC110624435 gene encoding dolichyl-phosphate beta-glucosyltransferase isoform X6, whose amino-acid sequence MWVLSMIVELLAGLLLMVTSLLVFPIIFESYKRRFNDKHVDAPAIFEDPNSLKQVPCPHIHDPAEKYVSLIVPAFNEEHRLPATLDETMNYLQQRVAKDKSFTYEVVIVDDGSADATKSLAFGFVKKYTVDNVRVILLGRNHGKGEAIRKGMLNARGELLLMLDADGATKVNDLEKLENQIHAVAKKEFNWGATVTDSNFRISDFPIAAFGSCAYLEEKALATRMWYCNLLMVGFHLVVLLAAGPGIRDTQCGFKMFTRAAASKLFTNMRLKSMPLDTSKWQLLARQLLANVHYSLS is encoded by the exons ATGTGGGTGCTGTCAATGATAGTAGAGCTTCTGGCAGGCCTACTTCTGATGGTAACTTCGCTATTAGTCTTTCCAATCATCTTTGAATCCTACAAGCGAAGATTCAATGACAa GCACGTCGATGCTCCTGCTATCTTCGAGGATCCGAATTCGTTAAAACAG GTTCCTTGCCCCCATATCCATGATCCAGCAGAGAAGTATGTATCGTTGATAGTTCCTGCATTTAATGAAGAACATAGGCTTCCTGCAACACTTGATGAAACCATGAA TTATCTTCAACAACGTGTAGCAAAGGATAAGTCATTTACTTATGAG GTGGTGATTGTTGATGATGGAAGTGCTGATGCCACAAAAAGTTTAGCTTTTGGCTTTGTGAAAAAATATACTGTAGACAATGTAAGAGTTATCCTTCTTGGAAGAAATCACGGTAAGGGAGAAGCTATTCGGAAA GGCATGCTTAATGCTCGTGGTGAACTACTTTTAATGCTGGATGCTGATGGGGCAACAAAGGTTAATGACCTTGAGAAACTTGAAAATCAG ATTCATGCTGTTGCCAAAAAGGAGTTTAATTGGGGAGCTACAGTTACAGATTCAAATTTTAGAATATCTGATTTCCCAATTGCTGCGTTTGGCTCTTGTGCTTATCTTGAGGAGAAGGCTCTGGCAACA AGAATGTGGTATTGCAATCTTCTAATGGTGGGCTTTCATCTTGTTGTTCTCTTAGCTGCTGGTCCTGGAATTCGTGATACTCAG TGTGGTTTTAAGATGTTTACCAGGGCTGCAGCAAGCAAACTTTTCACAAACATGAGGCTGAAAAG TATGCCCTTAGACACATCCAAATGGCAACTGTTGGCACGGCAGCTGCTGGCTAATGTACATTATTCTCTTAGTTGA
- the LOC110624435 gene encoding dolichyl-phosphate beta-glucosyltransferase ALG5A isoform X3: protein MWVLSMIVELLAGLLLMVTSLLVFPIIFESYKRRFNDKHVDAPAIFEDPNSLKQVPCPHIHDPAEKYVSLIVPAFNEEHRLPATLDETMNYLQQRVAKDKSFTYEVVIVDDGSADATKSLAFGFVKKYTVDNVRVILLGRNHGKGEAIRKGMLNARGELLLMLDADGATKVNDLEKLENQIHAVAKKEFNWGATVTDSNFRISDFPIAAFGSCAYLEEKALATVQSCLCFTNFYVFRCLACQLYFVFLMVDTICFAFQRMWYCNLLMVGFHLVVLLAAGPGIRDTQCGFKMFTRAAASKLFTNMRLKRWCFDVEVFFLC from the exons ATGTGGGTGCTGTCAATGATAGTAGAGCTTCTGGCAGGCCTACTTCTGATGGTAACTTCGCTATTAGTCTTTCCAATCATCTTTGAATCCTACAAGCGAAGATTCAATGACAa GCACGTCGATGCTCCTGCTATCTTCGAGGATCCGAATTCGTTAAAACAG GTTCCTTGCCCCCATATCCATGATCCAGCAGAGAAGTATGTATCGTTGATAGTTCCTGCATTTAATGAAGAACATAGGCTTCCTGCAACACTTGATGAAACCATGAA TTATCTTCAACAACGTGTAGCAAAGGATAAGTCATTTACTTATGAG GTGGTGATTGTTGATGATGGAAGTGCTGATGCCACAAAAAGTTTAGCTTTTGGCTTTGTGAAAAAATATACTGTAGACAATGTAAGAGTTATCCTTCTTGGAAGAAATCACGGTAAGGGAGAAGCTATTCGGAAA GGCATGCTTAATGCTCGTGGTGAACTACTTTTAATGCTGGATGCTGATGGGGCAACAAAGGTTAATGACCTTGAGAAACTTGAAAATCAG ATTCATGCTGTTGCCAAAAAGGAGTTTAATTGGGGAGCTACAGTTACAGATTCAAATTTTAGAATATCTGATTTCCCAATTGCTGCGTTTGGCTCTTGTGCTTATCTTGAGGAGAAGGCTCTGGCAACAGTTCAGTCTTGCTTATGCTTCactaatttttatgtttttcgtTGTTTAGCTTGTCAACTTTATTTTGTATTTCTCATGGTTGACACAATATGCTTTGCGTTCCAGAGAATGTGGTATTGCAATCTTCTAATGGTGGGCTTTCATCTTGTTGTTCTCTTAGCTGCTGGTCCTGGAATTCGTGATACTCAG TGTGGTTTTAAGATGTTTACCAGGGCTGCAGCAAGCAAACTTTTCACAAACATGAGGCTGAAAAG ATGGTGCTTTGATGTTGAGGTTTTCTTCCTATGCTAA
- the LOC110624594 gene encoding ENTH domain-containing protein C794.11c: MSMLLDRNNKMGSPSFHELKRQASFFFKEKIKTARLALTDVTAAELLTEEATNGEFWAPDTRTMSVISRAAFEVDDYWRIVDILHNRLTKFDRKTWRVSYKTLLLLDHLLTHGPLRVADEFQDDKEVIEKMGNFQFVDEKGFNWGLSVRNLSARIVNLLENELFLKEERARTRKLTRGIQGFGSFTSRRSPSHDGSFKGLNFRPCRRCNSDNSAQINQEYEFLAPDDNLLTDKRIHKAEKIYEDVSSGLENSGEIREDEYPVEDHPFCYSDHHTSESLLSTLE, from the exons ATGTCAATGCTTTTGGACAGAAACAACAAGATGGGTAGCCCTTCTTTCCATGAACTAAAGAGGCAAGCCTCTTTCTTCTTCAAGGAGAAGATCAAGACTGCTCGTTTGGCCTTAACTGATGTTACAGCAGCAGAACT ACTGACAGAAGAAGCTACAAACGGAGAGTTTTGGGCACCAGATACACGCACCATGAGTGTAATCTCAAGGGCTGCCTTTGAAGTTGATGATTATTGGAGAATAGTGGACATTCTACACAACAG GTTGACAAAGTTTGATAGAAAAACTTGGCGAGTCTCCTACAAGACTCTACTTCTGTTGGATCACCTTCTAACCCATGGTCCTTTGAGAGTTGCTGATGAGTTTCAGGATGATAAAGAGGTCATTGAGAAGATGGgaaattttcaatttgttgACGAAAAGGG GTTCAACTGGGGCTTGAGTGTTAGAAACTTATCTGCAAGAATAGTGAACTTGCTGGAAAATGAGTTATTTCTTAAAGAAGAAAGGGCAAGAACTCGTAAATTAACAAGAGGGATTCAAGGGTTTGGTAGCTTCACCAGCCGTAGGTCCCCTTCACATGATGGAAGCTTCAAAGGTTTGAACTTTAGACCATGCAGAAGGTGTAATTCTGACAACAGTGCTCAAATCAATCAAGAATATGAATTTTTGGCCCCAGACGACAACCTTTTAACCGACAAAAGGATCCACAAAGCAGAGAAAATCTACGAGGATGTCAGCTCAGGACTTGAAAATAGTGGAGAAATTAGAGAAGACGAATACCCAGTGGAAGATCATCCATTCTGCTACAGTGATCATCACACTTCAGAATCCCTCCTTTCTACTCTGGAATGA